A single region of the Triticum dicoccoides isolate Atlit2015 ecotype Zavitan chromosome 2B, WEW_v2.0, whole genome shotgun sequence genome encodes:
- the LOC119364453 gene encoding uncharacterized protein LOC119364453 isoform X4, translating to MEALLELEKVQRVLSLMGSGGLSDSDGSGGGDRFLAHFLLFLAQPFDSLAIEKKVVLIFELLREVNSDTLKEVQRLASLEGTNREDECRSYFIFHGLDVNRPHSVFKFLPLLSFTESYIYQLDASNEDSLLLVPDNNSSSTVLERKIQGSSQMSLSDMLDPLDNFLQCQGLMTDQLRNELKSGIQYWSLERKLCQALSRNDKISIEDVMEAIHLKSFDYRVLNLMMYRLTGQQVNDLHMEFLSVSEFLVEICDDLYDYEDDVVNNTFNILRMFAVIYGPLDAPKMLAKCIGEAEEKYESFSKKLDPSISRSYWRRCEEATKEGGKISGHAYGTWNIPPLIRDEGSFRLDRLNRGDASAMTIR from the exons ATGGAGGCGCTGCTGGAGCTAGAGAAGGTGCAGAGGGTGCTCTCCCTCATGGGCTCCGGCGGCCTCTCCGACtccgacggcagcggcggcggggaccGCTTCCTCGCCCACTTCCTCCTCTTCCTG GCGCAACCGTTTGATTCACTTGCCATTGAGAAGAAGGTCGTATTAATCTTTGAGCTTTTGAGAGAG GTTAATTCTGATACACTCAAAGAAGTTCAACGTCTAGCCAGTCTGGAAGGTACTAATAGGGAAGATGAA TGCAGGTCATACTTCATATTTCATGGTTTGGATGTTAACAGACCACACTCTGTTTTCAAGTTTCTTCCTTTACTTTCTTTTACAGAGAGCTACATATACCAG TTAGATGCTTCAAATGAAGACAGTTTGCTATTAGTTCCAGACAACAACTCTTCTTCAACA GTATTGGAAAGGAAAATACAAGGTTCTAGTCAGATGTCCTTGTCTGACATGCTTGACCCCCTTGATAATTTTCTTCAATGCCAGGGGTTAATGACAGATCA ATTGCGAAATGAACTCAAATCTGGCATCCAATATTGGTCTCTAGAGAGGAAGCTTTGTCAAGCATTATCAAGAAACGATAAG ATATCTATCGAAGATGTTATGGAAGCAATCCATCTCAAATCATTTGACTATCGAGTCCTTAATCTGATGATGTATCGGCTTACTGGTCAGCAG GTCAATGACTTGCATATGGAGTTCTTGTCTGTCTCAGAATTTTTAGTTGAGATATGTGATGACCT GTATGATTATGAG GATGATGTGGTTAACAATACTTTTAACATCCTCCGCATGTTTGCTGTGATATATGGACCTTTAGATGCACCAAAGATGCTG GCCAAGTGCATCGGTGAAGCTGAGGAAAAATATGAGAGCTTCTCAAAGAAATTGGACCCTAGCATCTCAAGAAGTTACTGGAGAAGATGTGAGGAGGCTACAAAGGAAG GTGGAAAAATATCAGGCCATGCGTATGGCACATGGAATATCCCTCCTTTGATAAGAGATGAAGGATCATTTCGCCTTGATAGATTGAACAGAGGTGATGCTTCTGCCATGACCATCAGATGA
- the LOC119364453 gene encoding uncharacterized protein LOC119364453 isoform X2 has protein sequence MEALLELEKVQRVLSLMGSGGLSDSDGSGGGDRFLAHFLLFLAQPFDSLAIEKKVVLIFELLREVNSDTLKEVQRLASLEGTNREDEPTKKFKTDAEKLTIQDAPMIGFDAMMRANSTLEDFCRSYFIFHGLDVNRPHSVFKFLPLLSFTESYIYQLDASNEDSLLLVPDNNSSSTVLERKIQGSSQMSLSDMLDPLDNFLQCQGLMTDQLRNELKSGIQYWSLERKLCQALSRNDKISIEDVMEAIHLKSFDYRVLNLMMYRLTGQQVNDLHMEFLSVSEFLVEICDDLYDYEDDVVNNTFNILRMFAVIYGPLDAPKMLAKCIGEAEEKYESFSKKLDPSISRSYWRRCEEATKEGGKISGHAYGTWNIPPLIRDEGSFRLDRLNRGDASAMTIR, from the exons ATGGAGGCGCTGCTGGAGCTAGAGAAGGTGCAGAGGGTGCTCTCCCTCATGGGCTCCGGCGGCCTCTCCGACtccgacggcagcggcggcggggaccGCTTCCTCGCCCACTTCCTCCTCTTCCTG GCGCAACCGTTTGATTCACTTGCCATTGAGAAGAAGGTCGTATTAATCTTTGAGCTTTTGAGAGAG GTTAATTCTGATACACTCAAAGAAGTTCAACGTCTAGCCAGTCTGGAAGGTACTAATAGGGAAGATGAA CCAACTAAGAAGTTCAAGACGGATGCCGAGAAATTAACCATTCAGGATGCGCCTATGATTGGATTCGATGCCATGATGAGAGCCAATTCCACACTTGAAGATTTT TGCAGGTCATACTTCATATTTCATGGTTTGGATGTTAACAGACCACACTCTGTTTTCAAGTTTCTTCCTTTACTTTCTTTTACAGAGAGCTACATATACCAG TTAGATGCTTCAAATGAAGACAGTTTGCTATTAGTTCCAGACAACAACTCTTCTTCAACA GTATTGGAAAGGAAAATACAAGGTTCTAGTCAGATGTCCTTGTCTGACATGCTTGACCCCCTTGATAATTTTCTTCAATGCCAGGGGTTAATGACAGATCA ATTGCGAAATGAACTCAAATCTGGCATCCAATATTGGTCTCTAGAGAGGAAGCTTTGTCAAGCATTATCAAGAAACGATAAG ATATCTATCGAAGATGTTATGGAAGCAATCCATCTCAAATCATTTGACTATCGAGTCCTTAATCTGATGATGTATCGGCTTACTGGTCAGCAG GTCAATGACTTGCATATGGAGTTCTTGTCTGTCTCAGAATTTTTAGTTGAGATATGTGATGACCT GTATGATTATGAG GATGATGTGGTTAACAATACTTTTAACATCCTCCGCATGTTTGCTGTGATATATGGACCTTTAGATGCACCAAAGATGCTG GCCAAGTGCATCGGTGAAGCTGAGGAAAAATATGAGAGCTTCTCAAAGAAATTGGACCCTAGCATCTCAAGAAGTTACTGGAGAAGATGTGAGGAGGCTACAAAGGAAG GTGGAAAAATATCAGGCCATGCGTATGGCACATGGAATATCCCTCCTTTGATAAGAGATGAAGGATCATTTCGCCTTGATAGATTGAACAGAGGTGATGCTTCTGCCATGACCATCAGATGA
- the LOC119364453 gene encoding uncharacterized protein LOC119364453 isoform X3 produces MEALLELEKVQRVLSLMGSGGLSDSDGSGGGDRFLAHFLLFLAQPFDSLAIEKKVVLIFELLREVNSDTLKEVQRLASLEGTNREDERLCPLISSQPTKKFKTDAEKLTIQDAPMIGFDAMMRANSTLEDFCRSYFIFHGLDVNRPHSVFKFLPLLSFTESYIYQLDASNEDSLLLVPDNNSSSTVLERKIQGSSQMSLSDMLDPLDNFLQCQGLMTDQLRNELKSGIQYWSLERKLCQALSRNDKISIEDVMEAIHLKSFDYRVLNLMMYRLTGQQLSCRYDYEDDVVNNTFNILRMFAVIYGPLDAPKMLAKCIGEAEEKYESFSKKLDPSISRSYWRRCEEATKEGGKISGHAYGTWNIPPLIRDEGSFRLDRLNRGDASAMTIR; encoded by the exons ATGGAGGCGCTGCTGGAGCTAGAGAAGGTGCAGAGGGTGCTCTCCCTCATGGGCTCCGGCGGCCTCTCCGACtccgacggcagcggcggcggggaccGCTTCCTCGCCCACTTCCTCCTCTTCCTG GCGCAACCGTTTGATTCACTTGCCATTGAGAAGAAGGTCGTATTAATCTTTGAGCTTTTGAGAGAG GTTAATTCTGATACACTCAAAGAAGTTCAACGTCTAGCCAGTCTGGAAGGTACTAATAGGGAAGATGAA AGATTATGTCCTTTAATATCGAGCCAGCCAACTAAGAAGTTCAAGACGGATGCCGAGAAATTAACCATTCAGGATGCGCCTATGATTGGATTCGATGCCATGATGAGAGCCAATTCCACACTTGAAGATTTT TGCAGGTCATACTTCATATTTCATGGTTTGGATGTTAACAGACCACACTCTGTTTTCAAGTTTCTTCCTTTACTTTCTTTTACAGAGAGCTACATATACCAG TTAGATGCTTCAAATGAAGACAGTTTGCTATTAGTTCCAGACAACAACTCTTCTTCAACA GTATTGGAAAGGAAAATACAAGGTTCTAGTCAGATGTCCTTGTCTGACATGCTTGACCCCCTTGATAATTTTCTTCAATGCCAGGGGTTAATGACAGATCA ATTGCGAAATGAACTCAAATCTGGCATCCAATATTGGTCTCTAGAGAGGAAGCTTTGTCAAGCATTATCAAGAAACGATAAG ATATCTATCGAAGATGTTATGGAAGCAATCCATCTCAAATCATTTGACTATCGAGTCCTTAATCTGATGATGTATCGGCTTACTGGTCAGCAG CTATCTTGCAGGTATGATTATGAG GATGATGTGGTTAACAATACTTTTAACATCCTCCGCATGTTTGCTGTGATATATGGACCTTTAGATGCACCAAAGATGCTG GCCAAGTGCATCGGTGAAGCTGAGGAAAAATATGAGAGCTTCTCAAAGAAATTGGACCCTAGCATCTCAAGAAGTTACTGGAGAAGATGTGAGGAGGCTACAAAGGAAG GTGGAAAAATATCAGGCCATGCGTATGGCACATGGAATATCCCTCCTTTGATAAGAGATGAAGGATCATTTCGCCTTGATAGATTGAACAGAGGTGATGCTTCTGCCATGACCATCAGATGA
- the LOC119364453 gene encoding uncharacterized protein LOC119364453 isoform X1, whose translation MEALLELEKVQRVLSLMGSGGLSDSDGSGGGDRFLAHFLLFLAQPFDSLAIEKKVVLIFELLREVNSDTLKEVQRLASLEGTNREDERLCPLISSQPTKKFKTDAEKLTIQDAPMIGFDAMMRANSTLEDFCRSYFIFHGLDVNRPHSVFKFLPLLSFTESYIYQLDASNEDSLLLVPDNNSSSTVLERKIQGSSQMSLSDMLDPLDNFLQCQGLMTDQLRNELKSGIQYWSLERKLCQALSRNDKISIEDVMEAIHLKSFDYRVLNLMMYRLTGQQVNDLHMEFLSVSEFLVEICDDLYDYEDDVVNNTFNILRMFAVIYGPLDAPKMLAKCIGEAEEKYESFSKKLDPSISRSYWRRCEEATKEGGKISGHAYGTWNIPPLIRDEGSFRLDRLNRGDASAMTIR comes from the exons ATGGAGGCGCTGCTGGAGCTAGAGAAGGTGCAGAGGGTGCTCTCCCTCATGGGCTCCGGCGGCCTCTCCGACtccgacggcagcggcggcggggaccGCTTCCTCGCCCACTTCCTCCTCTTCCTG GCGCAACCGTTTGATTCACTTGCCATTGAGAAGAAGGTCGTATTAATCTTTGAGCTTTTGAGAGAG GTTAATTCTGATACACTCAAAGAAGTTCAACGTCTAGCCAGTCTGGAAGGTACTAATAGGGAAGATGAA AGATTATGTCCTTTAATATCGAGCCAGCCAACTAAGAAGTTCAAGACGGATGCCGAGAAATTAACCATTCAGGATGCGCCTATGATTGGATTCGATGCCATGATGAGAGCCAATTCCACACTTGAAGATTTT TGCAGGTCATACTTCATATTTCATGGTTTGGATGTTAACAGACCACACTCTGTTTTCAAGTTTCTTCCTTTACTTTCTTTTACAGAGAGCTACATATACCAG TTAGATGCTTCAAATGAAGACAGTTTGCTATTAGTTCCAGACAACAACTCTTCTTCAACA GTATTGGAAAGGAAAATACAAGGTTCTAGTCAGATGTCCTTGTCTGACATGCTTGACCCCCTTGATAATTTTCTTCAATGCCAGGGGTTAATGACAGATCA ATTGCGAAATGAACTCAAATCTGGCATCCAATATTGGTCTCTAGAGAGGAAGCTTTGTCAAGCATTATCAAGAAACGATAAG ATATCTATCGAAGATGTTATGGAAGCAATCCATCTCAAATCATTTGACTATCGAGTCCTTAATCTGATGATGTATCGGCTTACTGGTCAGCAG GTCAATGACTTGCATATGGAGTTCTTGTCTGTCTCAGAATTTTTAGTTGAGATATGTGATGACCT GTATGATTATGAG GATGATGTGGTTAACAATACTTTTAACATCCTCCGCATGTTTGCTGTGATATATGGACCTTTAGATGCACCAAAGATGCTG GCCAAGTGCATCGGTGAAGCTGAGGAAAAATATGAGAGCTTCTCAAAGAAATTGGACCCTAGCATCTCAAGAAGTTACTGGAGAAGATGTGAGGAGGCTACAAAGGAAG GTGGAAAAATATCAGGCCATGCGTATGGCACATGGAATATCCCTCCTTTGATAAGAGATGAAGGATCATTTCGCCTTGATAGATTGAACAGAGGTGATGCTTCTGCCATGACCATCAGATGA